One part of the Syntrophorhabdaceae bacterium genome encodes these proteins:
- a CDS encoding PAS domain S-box protein has product MRIKKRLQINIAVSISMALIVCLVLLLSLYRLDKANNVGIIAGEINVGLLERLTLRSDYVRNNSTRAKEQWIASHEKLGGLLKSASETFRASEDRAHIDASIEVHNSIGKIFSAIVANKEKREASGPTALSREVEGRLLSQLNMRVYEAVLYGRNLLDSSRKARASALRLAGAAVISVLFIIIGTILFNSWTIGRTIADRVRRLYEGVAIIGRGSLDHRIDIKGNDEFAELSEAFNGMTAKLRVSYHELENEVGERRRAGEALLKSEQRWATTLASIGDAVIATDVAGRITFMNAVAESLTGWMLRDAMEKHIGEVFRIVNEHTRGEVESPVVKVLREGMIVGLANHTILICKDGTEVPIDDSGAPIRDGDGGTTGVVLVFRDIAERKKAEEQIGRQNYLQQLLLDHFPGVVLLLRTTTREVVASNRAGINMGAVAGSKCFETWGQKGDPCPWCLAQDLWATGKEQQVVLDAGEKVMEAHWVPVADDLYIHYAFDITERKRAEEKLAEKERMIQQALSISRSFTFDWDPATDQVHRSDSCKKIFGVDGDEMCDATSERFSERLHPDDRARLQGLLRSLTPGRDTYTTDFRLLLTDGNVVMLGETGQAFFDAAGKTERVVGVAHDVTARKHAEEALQRAHDSLETRVRERTAELRQAYDALRREAGERERLEERLRQTQKMEAIGTLAGGIAHDFNNILAAILGFTEMAVDDTLDRPEVGRSLQNVLKSAMRARDLVKQILAFSRKSNHERTPLSLTPLIKETVQLLRASIPATIEIKLTHAASSDTILASAVEVQQILMNLATNASLSMQEKGGILEISLTDIEFAPDSSVFAPDLRPGEYLQLAVKDTGAGMSPDVMKRVFEPFFTTREVGQGTGMGLAVVYGIVKDLQGTIAVESEPGAGSTFRVLLPKIKSEASKEIPCAVGSYEGRERILFVDDEEMLVLWAEGVLSKLGYTVTTMTDSAEALEAFSSDPTRFDLIITDHTMSGMTGVQLSKELLRIRPGVPIILCTGHSETASPEIAREAGIREYLMKPLTKQELAEAVRKVLDGKVEE; this is encoded by the coding sequence TTGCCAGTCATGAGAAGCTCGGCGGCCTCCTGAAGTCGGCCTCTGAAACTTTTCGGGCCTCCGAAGACAGGGCACACATCGACGCATCAATTGAAGTTCATAATTCGATCGGAAAAATATTTTCCGCCATCGTGGCAAACAAGGAAAAGAGAGAGGCCTCAGGCCCGACCGCCCTTTCCCGTGAGGTCGAGGGCAGGCTGCTCAGCCAGTTGAACATGCGGGTGTATGAAGCGGTCCTCTACGGGCGCAACCTGCTGGACTCGAGCCGGAAGGCCCGTGCCTCCGCCCTCAGGCTGGCCGGCGCGGCCGTCATATCCGTGCTCTTCATAATAATCGGCACCATACTCTTTAATTCATGGACCATAGGCCGGACAATCGCCGATCGCGTCCGGAGACTTTATGAGGGGGTCGCGATAATCGGGCGGGGCAGCCTTGATCATCGGATCGACATCAAAGGCAATGACGAGTTCGCGGAGCTCTCGGAGGCATTTAACGGGATGACCGCGAAACTGCGCGTCTCGTACCATGAGCTTGAGAACGAGGTAGGCGAGCGCAGGCGGGCGGGAGAGGCCCTGCTGAAAAGCGAGCAGCGCTGGGCCACCACCCTGGCGAGCATCGGCGATGCGGTGATCGCTACCGATGTGGCCGGAAGGATCACATTTATGAACGCCGTTGCGGAATCCCTGACGGGCTGGATGCTTCGTGACGCTATGGAGAAGCACATAGGCGAGGTATTCCGGATCGTCAACGAGCATACCCGCGGGGAGGTTGAAAGCCCGGTTGTCAAGGTGCTCAGGGAAGGGATGATTGTCGGACTCGCCAACCATACCATCCTGATATGCAAGGACGGAACAGAAGTCCCCATCGACGACAGCGGCGCCCCCATACGTGACGGCGATGGCGGGACCACGGGTGTGGTGCTCGTCTTCCGCGACATCGCCGAACGCAAGAAAGCCGAAGAACAAATCGGGAGACAGAACTATTTGCAGCAATTATTGTTGGACCATTTCCCCGGCGTCGTGCTTCTTCTCAGGACGACCACGCGGGAAGTCGTCGCCTCGAACCGGGCCGGCATTAATATGGGAGCCGTCGCAGGCTCAAAATGTTTTGAAACATGGGGGCAGAAGGGCGACCCGTGCCCATGGTGTCTGGCTCAGGATTTATGGGCTACCGGGAAAGAGCAACAGGTGGTTCTCGACGCGGGCGAGAAAGTGATGGAAGCCCATTGGGTGCCTGTCGCGGACGATCTCTACATCCACTATGCCTTTGATATCACCGAGCGCAAGCGTGCCGAAGAAAAGCTCGCGGAGAAAGAGAGAATGATTCAGCAGGCGCTGAGCATCAGCAGATCCTTTACCTTCGACTGGGATCCGGCCACAGATCAGGTACACCGTTCCGACAGCTGCAAGAAGATTTTTGGCGTTGACGGCGACGAAATGTGCGACGCCACGTCCGAGCGTTTTTCTGAACGCCTTCACCCGGACGACCGGGCACGCCTTCAGGGGCTGCTCCGCAGCCTGACGCCCGGCCGGGACACGTACACCACGGATTTTCGGCTCCTCCTCACCGACGGGAACGTCGTAATGTTGGGAGAAACCGGCCAGGCCTTTTTCGATGCCGCAGGAAAGACGGAGCGAGTCGTCGGTGTTGCCCACGACGTTACCGCACGTAAGCATGCCGAAGAGGCCCTCCAAAGGGCCCATGATTCCCTCGAAACGAGGGTCCGGGAACGAACCGCTGAGCTGCGTCAGGCCTACGATGCCCTTCGGCGCGAGGCCGGCGAGCGTGAACGCCTCGAAGAACGGCTCCGGCAGACACAGAAGATGGAGGCCATCGGCACCCTCGCGGGAGGAATCGCCCATGACTTCAATAACATCCTTGCAGCGATCCTCGGGTTCACAGAGATGGCGGTGGATGACACCTTAGACCGTCCGGAGGTAGGAAGAAGCCTGCAGAACGTCCTCAAATCGGCAATGAGGGCAAGAGACCTGGTGAAGCAGATCCTCGCCTTCAGTAGAAAAAGCAATCACGAGAGAACGCCCCTGTCCCTCACGCCTCTCATCAAAGAAACCGTTCAACTCCTCAGGGCTTCCATACCCGCCACCATCGAGATCAAACTTACTCACGCCGCATCCTCGGATACGATCCTCGCTTCCGCGGTCGAGGTGCAGCAGATTCTCATGAACCTCGCCACCAACGCCTCCCTTTCCATGCAGGAGAAGGGAGGGATATTGGAGATAAGCCTCACCGATATCGAATTCGCGCCGGACTCGTCCGTATTTGCCCCGGACCTGAGACCGGGAGAATACCTGCAGCTCGCAGTGAAGGATACAGGGGCCGGCATGAGCCCCGACGTGATGAAGCGGGTCTTCGAGCCTTTCTTTACCACCCGGGAAGTGGGACAAGGCACCGGCATGGGCCTTGCGGTCGTCTACGGGATCGTGAAGGACCTCCAGGGCACCATCGCCGTAGAGAGTGAGCCCGGGGCAGGTTCTACCTTCCGGGTTCTTCTTCCCAAGATAAAGAGCGAAGCAAGTAAAGAGATACCCTGCGCGGTCGGGTCGTATGAAGGCAGGGAGCGCATCCTCTTTGTCGATGATGAAGAGATGCTCGTCCTGTGGGCCGAGGGGGTCCTTTCAAAACTCGGCTATACGGTAACGACCATGACCGACAGCGCCGAGGCCCTTGAAGCCTTTTCTTCCGATCCCACGCGCTTCGACCTTATCATCACCGACCATACCATGTCCGGAATGACCGGGGTTCAGCTCTCGAAAGAGCTTCTCAGGATACGACCCGGCGTTCCCATCATCCTCTGCACCGGTCACAGCGAGACGGCTTCACCGGAGATCGCAAGGGAGGCGGGGATCAGAGAATACCTCATGAAACCCCTTACAAAACAGGAACTGGCTGAGGCGGTGCGGAAAGTACTTGATGGGAAGGTTGAGGAATGA